A single window of Rhodococcus jostii RHA1 DNA harbors:
- a CDS encoding alpha/beta fold hydrolase — MGTITTQDGTEIFYKDWGTGQPIVFSHGWPLSADDWDTQMLFFLQHGYRVIAHDRRGHGRSTQTGDGHDMDHYADDLAELTAHLDLQDAIHVGHSTGGGEVVHYLARHGESRVSKAALISAVPPLMVKTEANPGGLPKDVFDDLQAQLAANRSKFYRDLPSGPFYGFNRPGVESSEAIIANWWRQGMMGGAKAHYDGIVAFSQTDFTEDLKKITVPVLVMHSEDDQIVPYADAGPLSAKLLANGSLKTYQDFPHGMPTTQAETINADLLAFLKDSYEN; from the coding sequence ACCGGTCAACCCATCGTGTTCAGCCACGGCTGGCCGCTGTCGGCCGACGACTGGGACACACAGATGCTGTTCTTCCTCCAGCACGGCTATCGCGTCATCGCCCACGATCGGCGCGGTCACGGGCGCTCGACACAGACCGGCGACGGCCACGACATGGACCACTACGCCGACGACCTCGCGGAGCTGACCGCGCATCTCGACCTGCAGGACGCCATCCACGTCGGCCACTCGACGGGCGGCGGCGAGGTGGTGCACTATCTCGCGCGGCACGGGGAGAGCCGGGTGTCGAAGGCCGCACTGATCAGCGCGGTACCGCCGCTGATGGTGAAGACCGAGGCGAACCCGGGAGGCCTTCCCAAAGACGTGTTCGACGACTTGCAGGCACAGCTCGCCGCCAATCGCTCGAAGTTCTATCGCGACCTGCCGTCGGGACCGTTCTACGGATTCAACCGACCAGGCGTGGAATCCTCGGAAGCGATCATCGCGAACTGGTGGCGCCAGGGGATGATGGGCGGGGCCAAGGCCCACTACGACGGCATCGTGGCCTTCTCGCAGACCGATTTCACCGAGGATCTGAAGAAGATCACGGTGCCGGTGCTGGTGATGCACAGCGAAGACGACCAGATCGTTCCCTACGCCGACGCGGGACCATTGTCCGCGAAGCTTCTCGCGAACGGCTCGCTGAAGACGTACCAGGACTTCCCGCACGGCATGCCCACCACACAGGCGGAGACGATCAACGCCGACCTGCTGGCGTTCCTGAAGGACTCTTACGAAAATTAG
- a CDS encoding IS110 family transposase, translated as MEVVHPRCAGLDISKKDAKVCVRIQGRGSRRTSATVTTWGAMTNQILALREHLVQQKVTCVVMEATGNYWKPYFYLLEDTLEVMLVNAHDARNMPGRKSDVSDAAWLADLGAHGLLRGSLVPPPPIRRLRDLTRARTALTRDRARQGQRIEKVLEDAGIKLSSVATDIMGVSGRAMLDALIDGRDDPAVIAGLAKGRMRSKIPVLAEALTGRFTPHHAFLISMHLTLIDQYGQALGELDTRIAEAVEPFQAARDLLTSIPGFSTTVAEVVLAETGGDMRVFPTAGHLASWAGTAPGSHESAGRVKSTKTRPGNRHLEGALGTAALSVSRSKGTFFSAKYKRIASRQGPMKALVAVQHAMLVAAWNMLTNGDLYRDPGPDYYTRRVPTKTRARAIGQLESLGYRVILEPAAGTA; from the coding sequence ATGGAAGTGGTGCACCCCCGGTGCGCGGGACTCGACATCTCCAAGAAGGACGCGAAGGTGTGCGTGCGGATCCAGGGCCGCGGCAGCAGGCGCACCTCGGCGACGGTGACGACGTGGGGCGCGATGACCAACCAGATCCTTGCCCTGCGCGAGCACCTGGTCCAGCAGAAGGTCACCTGCGTGGTGATGGAAGCAACCGGCAACTACTGGAAACCCTATTTCTATCTCCTCGAGGACACTCTCGAGGTGATGCTCGTCAACGCCCACGACGCCCGAAACATGCCGGGCCGCAAGAGCGATGTGTCCGACGCCGCCTGGCTGGCCGACCTCGGCGCGCACGGATTGTTACGCGGGTCACTGGTGCCGCCGCCACCGATTCGCCGTCTGCGTGACCTCACCCGTGCCCGCACCGCGCTGACCCGCGACCGCGCCCGGCAGGGGCAACGAATCGAGAAGGTCCTCGAGGACGCCGGGATCAAACTGTCCTCGGTCGCCACCGACATCATGGGGGTCTCCGGTCGAGCGATGCTCGACGCCCTCATCGACGGCCGTGACGATCCCGCCGTCATCGCGGGGCTGGCCAAGGGACGGATGCGGTCGAAGATCCCGGTATTGGCCGAGGCACTGACCGGACGATTCACGCCCCACCACGCGTTCTTGATCAGCATGCACCTGACGCTGATCGACCAGTACGGGCAGGCTCTCGGTGAGCTCGACACCAGGATCGCCGAGGCGGTGGAACCTTTTCAGGCGGCCCGGGACTTGCTGACGAGCATCCCGGGTTTCTCGACGACCGTCGCTGAGGTAGTCCTCGCCGAAACCGGCGGCGACATGCGGGTGTTTCCCACCGCCGGGCACCTCGCGTCCTGGGCCGGCACCGCACCCGGATCGCACGAATCCGCCGGCCGGGTCAAGTCCACGAAGACCAGACCGGGCAACCGGCACCTCGAGGGTGCCCTCGGCACCGCGGCGCTGTCCGTGTCCCGCTCGAAGGGCACCTTCTTCTCGGCCAAGTACAAGCGGATCGCGTCCCGCCAAGGTCCGATGAAGGCGCTCGTCGCCGTGCAGCATGCCATGCTCGTCGCCGCCTGGAACATGCTCACCAACGGTGACCTCTACCGCGACCCCGGACCCGACTACTACACCCGACGCGTCCCCACGAAGACCAGGGCCCGGGCCATCGGCCAGCTCGAATCACTGGGCTACCGCGTCATCCTCGAACCCGCAGCCGGCACCGCATAA